A segment of the Ictalurus punctatus breed USDA103 chromosome 24, Coco_2.0, whole genome shotgun sequence genome:
tgtgtgtgtgtgtgtgtgtgtgtgtgtgtgtgtgtgtgtgtgtgtgtgagagagagagagagagagagatacagatagagatagatagatagatagatagatagatagatagatagatagatagatagatattgaatgaatgaacccaggttttataaTTATGTTGAGTAATTCAGTTTAAGAACGAAGAAAATCGATGTAATTTATTACTATATGGCTAGAGTAGCACTGCTCTGACTATACTGGAATAATACAGTAAAACACAGAGCATCACTAACTGTATAACCAAAAGTATTTACCAAAAGCAGCAAAGGAACCTGCTCTTGCTACTGttctttttattacaaattatatttattattaaaaatgaagcATAGCTTTAATTGTTTTAGCGAAGCAGGTTAAATGCAACAAGTTTCAGGTATGGTGATGTTAGCCTAACTAGGCAGCTAACGTTTGCAAGCTAGCCtggtatatttaataaaatgaaatgaaacgaaatcatttatttaataattttatgaGAATAGTTTTTAGGACGTTTGACTCTTTCATTTATGAATGATATATATttgccagtaaaaaaaaatgaaaagaaacagttttactgtttttttttttgttgttttttacaaattaattattacaattaaaattaattttacaaAGAACCCCAATTaaaaataactgtgtgtgtacactgtaaTGTGCTTTAATGGTGTAGGTGCACAACACTgttatacatttaataaaagatTTGTTAAACCGTATAAATAAAACGAGACAGTTGTGTATTGTTCAATTATATTTATTGTCAAGATCATTTATGGATGTCATTTTAATGATGTCTTCTGAAACTGCTACTTCATTTAGCGGTACTTCTCAGACAGAGCAAGGGCCAGGTTCTGAAGAAACTTGTCAAAAGACACATGAACTTCAGGAGTGAACTCCGCGGGGAAGAACAAGGCAATGCTCACCTCGATGGTGTGGGACAGGAGCTATCACGGAGAAACACAAACAGTTGATTTAATCCGTCTAACGCCATTATTACAATACAAACTGTATTAACTTAAACGCAAAACATATCCGTATTAATTTCCATACCTTGAAATTAACAGGGTCAACACGGAGCTTGAAAGCGTGCAGCTCGCTTAGTGAGCTTAGAGCTCCAGTAAGATCGTCAATGTGGCCAACGGCTTCTCCAATTTTCCTTACAATTACGCCTCCGTGCTTTTTCACTTGGGGTGATCCAGGAGTAAGATCAGACCAGTGAGAGAAGTAAGTCTTTGTCTGAGGGTAGACCTCAAACAGCCTGcataaaaaaacacatgaaGCAAATAAGAAACATATCCTTCAGAAGGAGCTAATACTTACCACAACAATTTATTATCCAGTCAGTAAGAGCAATTAATTTACCTGCCAAGTGCCTCGGCGCCAATTTTATCAGCCTTCGGAGCGATCTTGGCCCAAAGGTCTTTGACGACGGCTTTGTCTTTAGCTGAGAGACTCATTGCGGCCTTGATCCGGTTTTTCACCTcaaaaaaaatgtcaagaaAAGAGTTTTGTGCATGTTCGTGCTGTATGTCGCTTTTTATTGAGTCTGATAGCAGGCACACCCTGCCATATCAAATCTAGGCTCCACCTCTTACTTGGACTAGTCAGTTTTGGACATTCTCCAAAAAAATACACTGCATAGAAAAATAACCTCAGATAACTTTTAGTTGTACAAATGTAGTCTACACACAGAAGAAAATGCATAAGATGACTAAAACACATAACAATACATTAGAACAATAACAgcggttattattattattattatttttattattattattaaaagaagacgaagatgatgaagaagaagaagcacagTATTATTTAAGCATTATTTAGGATTAGTCTTAAATTAATCAAAGGTGTAATATAATACACACCCAAATAAGATGACTAAAACTAATCATAATAATTCAtgacaataacaacaaacacCGGGATAAAAGCCAAACAAACACAGTATTCTTTCAGGATTCTTTAGAGTTAGTTTTTAATTCAGCAAAGATGTAAAATTATTAATAGATTCAAAAGGACCCACGGGGTTTGGTCGTTTAAGTTTTCAGACAAGCGGTCCTTTCAGtcctatttttaaaataatattcacatttacatttaaaagacgttaaatattttgattgtagtatgttgtaaactATATTAATATAGCCTATGCCTCGACATAATTAattgaagtctgtgtgaaattcAAGACTTCAAACTTGACTTAAGTCTTTTCGTTCATTTAAATGCCTCTGCGGTCTCgttttttaatacaatttttaatggtattttttttttttaaaaatcaattttgAAGAAAACATATGTTCTAATCGTGCATGTGAGTAGAAAAAGAAACGCCCTAATTACCCTACTATTAGCCAAAAGGGTTGGATGCTTGGCGCACCGCCGATCTATTTGGAGCTTGCCCTCTTCAGGAGCTCGTCCAATCAGTATTTTCCTTCAGTCCAGGGAGGGCATTTTCAGCGTCAATAAAAAGAGCCCCGCTGCAAAATAGGTAAAGATTCGTTCGGAACAGGTTTTGCTCAAGAAGTAAAAGAATTCATTAAGACATCAATATGGTTCATTGGACAGACGCCGAGCGCCATATCATCGCTGACCTTTGGGGAAAGATCAACCATGACGAAATCGGAGGACAGGCCCTGGCCAGGTAGGCTTATGCTATGTGAAAATTCGAAATACCTCCAAAAATTTCAGTCTCGCATGTTTCTCTTTCGGTGCAGACTGCAGATAACATACGTGTGTGTCTTGTTGTCTAGACTTCTGATTGTGTATCCATGGACCCAGAGGTACTTTTCTTCCTTTGGTAATCTATCCAATGCCGCAGCCATCATAGGAAACCCCAAGGTTGCTGCCCATGGAAAGGTGGTCCTTGGTGGTCTGACCAAAGCTGTGCAAAATTTGGACAACGTTAAGGGCATCTACACTCAGCTGAGTACGCTTCACTCTGAAAAACTGCACGTGGATCCCAGCAACTTCACGGTACGTCTGATTTCAGTGACTACagaatgcaacaaaaaaaatctacagaATATCAGTAATGGAAAACTCCAGTTTATGACTTTTTATTTGTCAACTTTCAGCTTCTTGGTGACACCTTTACCGTAACTCTGGCCGCAAAGTTCGGACCCTCAGTCTTCACCCCTGAAGTGCACGAGACTTGGCAGAAGTTCCTGAATGTCGTCGTGGCTGCTCTGGGAAAGCAGTACCACTAAACACGCATCATAATATAAAGATGTGCAGGTCTTTCACTCTGTGACTAGAACACGAAATAAAACGTTAAACAACACGTATTCTTTGTATTGTATTCTCTTGAAAGCCATGCAACTAGTTATAATATAAATTGTGAAACATATGTAGACTGTAAACTTCAAGTATGTAACTTTAGAACTAGAAGATTAAAtgtggtgttttttatttataaggaCGCAACAAACATTAGCTCACTTGTACATTCAGTGGCGTTTGCTGATGACATGGGATTATGATCCATTGGTCTAGTTATTCAATAAGAGGCCAcaccaataaacaaacaaacaagcaaataaataaaattaaactgtGTACGTGTGCTTATATTATACCTCTCTGTCGATACGTTAAACTTTTAACTATTGTTCGCTTAACCAATAGCCAGTGTTGACTCAAACATCTACATATACTTTTAAaattgtagtaattttcacaacgTAGAAGTTAAAGCAACTaaattagacattttttttcagttctaAGGAAAGGTTACACGTCTTTCTGTGGGAATAATGATCGAGTAATTCCTGAAGTCCCTCacgcttttattattattttatgaaaatagGAAAATGAACACGCTTAGTGTTATTCAGTGGATATTTGTATTGTTAATAGTTCATAGCTATAGGCCTTAGCATCTACATTGACGAACCTGAGATGACGCAGGCTCGAAGTTATAAGCGATAATAGAAACATTGTGTTGAGGGGGTAAGAAGGTCCGAAACTGTTCGcagatacaaaaaaaagattgcaaTTTAAATGCAATTAATGGACATATATGTCTGTTAGGGAATGTTTATACCACAATGAGAAAGGGAAATGGATATTATGAATGTAATTTTCCATATTACTGTTATTACGGAATCATATTCGGTATTATTTACCATAACCTAAATATGTTGTTGGTATAAATTGCAAATATTTGCACTCGAATTCGTATCTGAATTTCATTTACCTGTGCACCCGATCTAATCTAAATTAAGCTATTGTTTATTtctcaatcattcattcattcactgttTACCTGTTCATCTGCTGGTGAGACATATTAACACGGTTATCGTCActttatacaaaaaaacaatttataGAAACGATATATATTTTGTGGAGCATGTATGATATGTATGAGTCTTTGTAAGAATTAATGTATTCCTTTAATTT
Coding sequences within it:
- the LOC108257040 gene encoding hemoglobin subunit alpha — encoded protein: MSLSAKDKAVVKDLWAKIAPKADKIGAEALGRLFEVYPQTKTYFSHWSDLTPGSPQVKKHGGVIVRKIGEAVGHIDDLTGALSSLSELHAFKLRVDPVNFKLLSHTIEVSIALFFPAEFTPEVHVSFDKFLQNLALALSEKYR
- the LOC108257038 gene encoding hemoglobin subunit beta, which encodes MVHWTDAERHIIADLWGKINHDEIGGQALARLLIVYPWTQRYFSSFGNLSNAAAIIGNPKVAAHGKVVLGGLTKAVQNLDNVKGIYTQLSTLHSEKLHVDPSNFTLLGDTFTVTLAAKFGPSVFTPEVHETWQKFLNVVVAALGKQYH